The segment ACCGGCCTGCCCCTCCTTCTTCAGCGCCTCGAGCCGTGGGATCACCACGACGAGCAGCTGCAGGATGATGGAGGCCGTGATGTACGGCATGATCCCCAGCGCGAAGATGGTGAGCTGGAGCAGCGCACCACCCGAGAAGAGGTTGATCAGGCTGTAGAGGCCACCCTCTTCGAGCTGATTGATGCACGCCTGGACGTTGGCGACGTGCACACCTGGGGTGGGCACCTGCGAGCCGAGTCGGAAGATCGTGACGATCAGCAGGACGAAGAGCAGCTTGCGCCGCAGGTCCGGAGTCCGGAAAGCGTTGGCGAACGCGCCTAGCACTGGTTCCTCTTTCGTATGGGCGCCCGACCAGGATCGGCGGGCGGACGAGAGACCCTCGCCGTCGTACGGCTGAGAGCCCGGGGAAGCCTAACAGTCGGGGTTCGACCCGCTTCCCCGCTCAACGACAAAGGCCCGGCCGACAGTTCCCACTGTGCGGCCAGGCCTTCACCGGATGAGCGAGATCGTGGCCTCAGGCCACGGTCGCGGTGCCACCGGCAGCCTCGATCTTCTCCTTGGCGGAGGTCGAGAACGCGTTGGCGCTGATCTGGACGGCGACGGAGATGTCACCCTGACCCAGGACCTTGACGGGCTGGTTCTTGCGAACGGCGCCCTTGGCCACGAGGTCGTCGACGGTCACGGTGCCACCGTCGGGGAACAGCTCGCCGAGCCGGTCGAGGTTGACGACCTGGAACTCCACGCGGAAGGGGTTCTTGAAGCCCTTCAGCTTGGGCAGGCGCATGTGGATCGGCATCTGGCCACCTTCGAAGGCAACCGGAACCTGGTAGCGCGCCTTGGTGCCCTTGGTACCGCGGCCGGCGGTCTTGCCCTTGGAGCCCTCACCGCGACCCACACGGGTCTTGGCGGTCTTGGCACCCGGAGCGGGACGCAAGTGGTGCAGCTTCAGCGTCATGTCACTCCACCTCCTCGAACGTCACCAGGTGACGGACAGTGTTGATCATGCCCCGGATCTCCGGGCGGTCTTCCTTCACGACGACGTCGCCGATCCGCTTGAGACCGAGCGAACGCAGGGTCTCGCGCTGGTTGGCCTTGAGACCGACCAGCCCGCGCTTCTGCTGGACCTTGAGCTGTGCCATCAGGACTGCACCCCCGAGGTCTCGGCCTGACCCTCGGCGCGCGCCTTGAGCAGCGCGGCCGGGGTGACGTCCTCGACGCGCATGCCGCGGCGGGCGGCCACGGCCTCGGGCTCCTCGAGCATCCGCAGCGCCTCGACGGTCGCGTGGACGATGTTGATCTGGTTGGACGAGCCGAGCGACTTGCTCAGCACGTCGTGGATGCCGGCGCACTCGAGGACCGCACGCACCGGGCCACCGGCGATGACGCCGGTACCGGGAGCGGCGGGACGCAGCAGGACGACGCCTGCGGCCTTCTCGCCCTGGACCGGGTGCGGGATGGTGCCCTGGATGCGGGGGACCTTGAAGAAGTGCTTCTTGGCCTCCTCGACACCCTTGGCGATCGCCGCGGGAACTTCCTTCGCCTTGCCGTAGCCGACGCCGACCATGCCGTCGCCGTCACCGACGATCACGAGGGCGGTGAAGCTGAAGCGACGACCACCCTTCACGACCTTGGCAACACGGTTGATCGCCACTACTCGCTCGATGTAGACAGACTTTTCGGCGCCGCCGCCGCGACGGTCGTCACGCTGACGTCGGTCGCCCGAGCCACCGCTGCGCTGTCCGCGCTGGGCTCCGCTCATGAGATGTGCTCCATATCTAAGTTCTCTCTCTGGTCGCGTTGAGCGATCAGAAGGACAATCCGCCCTCCCGGGCGGCATCGGCGAGGGCCGCGATGCGGCCGTGGTACTTGTTGCCGGCGCGGTCGAAGACGACGCCCTCGATCCCCGCGGCCTTGGCACGCGAAGCAACCAGCTCGCCGACCTTCTTGGCCTGCGTGGTCTTGTCGCCACCCGCGGTGCGGACGTCGGACTCCATGGAGGAGGCGTACGCCAGGGTGGTGCCAGCCAGGTCGTCGACGACCTGCACGGTGATGTGGCGAGCCGATCGGGTCACGACCAGGCGCGGACGCTCGGTGGTGCCGTTGATCCGCTTGCGGCCTCGCGCCTGACGACGCAGGCGTGCACGCACGCGCGTGGCGGTGTGCTTGTTGTTGCTCAGCGAGATAGCCATGTCACTTACCGGCCTTTCCGACCTTGCGGCGGATGTGCTCGCCGGAGTAACGCACGCCCTTGCCCTTGTAGGGCTCGGGCTTGCGCAGCTTGCGGATCTTGGCCGCAACCTCGCCGACAAGCTGCTTGTCGATGCCGACGACACCGAGCTTGGTCGGGCCCTCGACGGTGAAGGTGATGCCCTCAGGGGCGTCGAAGATGATCGGGTGCGAGTAGCCGAGCTGGAACTCGAGCTGGGTCGGACCCTTGGGGAGGACGCGGTAGCCCACGCCCACGATCTCGAGCTTCTTCTCGTAGCCCTCGGTGACGCCCACCACCATGTTGTTGATGAGCGTGCGGGTCAGGCCGTGGAGCGAGCGGCTGTTGCGCTCGTCGTCGGGACGCTGAACCTCGAGGACGCCGTCCTCGCCCTTGGCGACCGTGATCGGTGCGGCGATGGTGTGCGACAGGGTGCCCTTGGGGCCCTTGACGGTCACCAGCGACTGGTCGATCGCGACGTCGACACCGGACGGGACCGCGATGGGGAGCTTGCCAATGCGCGACATGCTTCTCTCTCTTCCTGGTCTCAGTTGGTCCGGGTCACCAGACGTAGGCGAGGACTTCGCCGCCCACGCCCTTCTGGTTCGCCTGGCGGTCGGTCAGCAGTCCCTGCGACGTCGAGATGATCGCGACGCCGAGGCCACCGAGGACCTTGGGCAGGCTCGTGCTCTTGGCGTAGACGCGCAGGCCCGGCTTGCTGATGCGGCGCACGCCCGCGATCGAGCGCTCCCGGTTGCGGCCGTACTTGAGCGTCACGGTCAGCGTCTTGCCGACCGAGGGCTCGCCCTCGGCGGTGACGTTGTCGGCGACGTCGTAGGAGGTGATGTAACCCTCCTGCTTGAGGATCTCCGCGAGGCCGGCCTTCATCTTGCTGTAGGGCATCGACACCGCGTCGTGGTACGCCTGGTTGGCGTTGCGCAGACGCGTGAGCATGTCTGCGATCGGGTCAGTCATCGTCATGATGTGGTTCTTTCTCGTCGTGGTTTCCCTCAGGCATCGCAGCCAGGGACCTTCAACGGGTGTGAGGTGATTACCAGGAGGACTTGGTGACGCCGGGGAGCTCGCCGCGGTGGGCCATCTCCCGCAGGCAGATCCGGCACAGGCCGAACTTGCGGTAGACGGCCTTCGGGCGACCGCAGCGCTGGCAGCGGGTGTAGCCGCGGACAGCGAACTTCGGCTTGCGGGCGGCCTTGACCTTGAGAGCAGTCTTCGCCATGTCAGTTCTCCTTGAACGGGAAGCCGAGCTGCTTGAGCAGCGCCCGGCCCTCGTCGTCGTTGGTGGCGGTGGTCACGATGGTGATGTCCATCCCGCGCGACCGGTCGATCCTGTCCTGGTTGATCTCGTGGAACATGACCTGCTCGGTGAGACCGAAGGTGTAGTTGCCACGACCGTCGAACTGCTTGGGCGACAGGCCGCGGAAGTCGCGGATGCGGGGAAGGGCCAGGGACAGCAGGCGGTCCAGGAACTCCCACATGCGGTCGCCGCGCAGGGTGACGTGCGCGCCGATCGGCATGCCCTCGCGCAGCTTGAACTGCGCGATCGACTTGCGGGCCTTGGTCACGGCCGGCTTCTGGCCGGTGATCGCGGTGAGGTCGCGGATCGCGCCCTCGATCAGCTTCGAGTCGCGCGCAGCCTCGCCGACGCCCATGTTGACCACGATCTTGGTCAGGCCGGGCACCTGCATGATGTTGGCGATGTCGAACTCGGTGCGCAGGGCGGGGACGATCTCCTCGCGGTAGCGCGCCTTGAGACGGGGAATCTCAGTGGTCTGGGTCTCGGCCATCTCAGATCTCCTTGCCGGACTTGCGGGACACGCGGACGGACCGGGTCGCGGAGTAGGTCGAGCCGTCGGGACGGCGCTTGCTGACCTCGTCGCGGCGGAAGCCGACACGCGTGACGCCGTCACCCTCGACGAGCATCACGTTGGAGACGTGGATGGGCGCCTCGCGGGTGATGATGCCGCCGGTGGTGTTGGTCTGCTGAACGGACTTGGTGTGGCGCTTGACGAGGTTGACACCCTCGACGATCACGCGGTCCTCCTCGCGGAGCACCGAGATGACCTTGCCCTGGGCACCCTTGTCCTTGCCAGCGATCACCTTGACGGTGTCGCCCTTCTTGATGTTCATGTCCTTACCCATCTCTCACAGCACCTCGGGGGCGAGCGAGATGATCTTCATGAAGCGCTTCTCGCGCAGCTCGCGGCCGACGGGGCCGAAGATGCGCGTGCCACGGGGCTCACCGTCGTTCTTGAGGATGACGGCGGCGTTCTCGTCGAAGCGGATGTAGGAACCGTCGGCGCGGCGACGCTCCTTGACGGTGCGTACGATCACGGCCTTGACGACGTCGCCCTTCTTGACGTTGCCACCGGGGATCGCGTCCTTGACGGTGGCGACGATGACGTCACCGATGCCGGCGTAGCGACGCCCAGAGCCACCGAGAACACGGATGCAGAGGATCTCCTTCGCACCGGTGTTGTCGGCGACCTTGAGTCGCGACTCCTGCTGGATCATTGATTTCTCCTGGTTGTCGAGCTGGTTCTCGCCCCCTCAGCGGGGAGCGAGCCTGGCCGAACTGATATGTGGAAACTTGTGCTCGAGGCCGGTGGGCCTCAGGTCACTTGGCCTTCTCCAGCACCTCGACGAGGCGCCAGCGCTTGGTTGCCGACAACGGGCGGGTCTCCATGATGAGGACCCGGTCGCCGATGCCGCACTGGTTGGTCTCGTCGTGCGCCTTCAGGCGCGACGTCTTGCGCAGGACCTTGCCGTAGAGGGCGTGCTTCACGCGGTCCTCGACGGCGACGACGATGGTCTTGTCCATCTTGTCGCTGACGACGAGGCCCTCGCGGACCTTGCGCTGGTTGCGCTCGTCGGTCGACTGGGTCGCAGTGTTCTCGCTCATGCCTTCGCCTCTTCGTTGGTGCCCGGGGTGGTGCGGATACCGAGCTCGCGCTCGCGGACCACGGTGTAGATGCGGGCGATGTCCTTCTTGACCACGCGCAGGCGGCCGTTGCTCTCCAGCTGGCCGGTCGCGGCCTGGAACCGGAGGTTGAACAGCTCCTCCTTGGCCTCGCGCAGCTTGGCCTCGAGGGCGGGTGCGTCGAGCTCGTCGAGCTCGTGGGCGTTCAGCTTGGTAGCCATCAGAATTCACCGGCCTCACGGGAGATGAACCGGCACTTCATGGGGAGCTTGTGCATCGCGCGGCGCATGGCCTCGCGAGCAGTCACCTCGTCCACACCGGAGAGTTCGAACATGACGCGGCCGGGCTTGACGTTGGCAACCCACCACTCGGGGGAGCCCTTGCCGGAACCCATGCGGGTCTCGGCCGGCTTCTTGGTCAGCGGACGGTCCGGGTAGATGTTGATCCAGACCTTGCCGCCACGCTTGATGTGGCGGGTCATGGCGATACGGGCCGACTCGATCTGACGGTTGGTCACGTAGTGACCCTCGATCGCCTGGATGCCGAAGTCACCGAAGGCCAGCGTGGTGCCACCCTTGGCAGCGCCACGACGCTTGGGGTGGTGCTGCTTGCGGTGCTTGACGCGACGGGGCATCAACATGAGGTCAGGCCTCCTGTCCGGTGCTCGGTGCAGCCTCGGCAGCCGGGGCCGCAGAGGTCTCAGCGGTGCCCTCGGCGCGAGGAGCGCGGTCGCCGCGCGAGCCACGGCTCGGGCGCTCGCCGCCACGGGTGTTGGGACGACCGCCGCGACCGGGGGCACCGGCGCGGGCGGCCTGCTGGGCCTGGCGCTCGGCACGGGTGCCGGCGACCTCGCCCTTGTAGATCCAGACCTTCACGCCGATGCGGCCGAAGGTGGTCTT is part of the Nocardioides cavernae genome and harbors:
- the rplO gene encoding 50S ribosomal protein L15 is translated as MTLKLHHLRPAPGAKTAKTRVGRGEGSKGKTAGRGTKGTKARYQVPVAFEGGQMPIHMRLPKLKGFKNPFRVEFQVVNLDRLGELFPDGGTVTVDDLVAKGAVRKNQPVKVLGQGDISVAVQISANAFSTSAKEKIEAAGGTATVA
- the rpmD gene encoding 50S ribosomal protein L30 is translated as MAQLKVQQKRGLVGLKANQRETLRSLGLKRIGDVVVKEDRPEIRGMINTVRHLVTFEEVE
- the rpsE gene encoding 30S ribosomal protein S5; its protein translation is MSGAQRGQRSGGSGDRRQRDDRRGGGAEKSVYIERVVAINRVAKVVKGGRRFSFTALVIVGDGDGMVGVGYGKAKEVPAAIAKGVEEAKKHFFKVPRIQGTIPHPVQGEKAAGVVLLRPAAPGTGVIAGGPVRAVLECAGIHDVLSKSLGSSNQINIVHATVEALRMLEEPEAVAARRGMRVEDVTPAALLKARAEGQAETSGVQS
- the rplR gene encoding 50S ribosomal protein L18, with product MAISLSNNKHTATRVRARLRRQARGRKRINGTTERPRLVVTRSARHITVQVVDDLAGTTLAYASSMESDVRTAGGDKTTQAKKVGELVASRAKAAGIEGVVFDRAGNKYHGRIAALADAAREGGLSF
- the rplF gene encoding 50S ribosomal protein L6 translates to MSRIGKLPIAVPSGVDVAIDQSLVTVKGPKGTLSHTIAAPITVAKGEDGVLEVQRPDDERNSRSLHGLTRTLINNMVVGVTEGYEKKLEIVGVGYRVLPKGPTQLEFQLGYSHPIIFDAPEGITFTVEGPTKLGVVGIDKQLVGEVAAKIRKLRKPEPYKGKGVRYSGEHIRRKVGKAGK
- the rpsH gene encoding 30S ribosomal protein S8 — its product is MTMTDPIADMLTRLRNANQAYHDAVSMPYSKMKAGLAEILKQEGYITSYDVADNVTAEGEPSVGKTLTVTLKYGRNRERSIAGVRRISKPGLRVYAKSTSLPKVLGGLGVAIISTSQGLLTDRQANQKGVGGEVLAYVW
- a CDS encoding type Z 30S ribosomal protein S14 yields the protein MAKTALKVKAARKPKFAVRGYTRCQRCGRPKAVYRKFGLCRICLREMAHRGELPGVTKSSW
- the rplE gene encoding 50S ribosomal protein L5, producing the protein MAETQTTEIPRLKARYREEIVPALRTEFDIANIMQVPGLTKIVVNMGVGEAARDSKLIEGAIRDLTAITGQKPAVTKARKSIAQFKLREGMPIGAHVTLRGDRMWEFLDRLLSLALPRIRDFRGLSPKQFDGRGNYTFGLTEQVMFHEINQDRIDRSRGMDITIVTTATNDDEGRALLKQLGFPFKEN
- the rplX gene encoding 50S ribosomal protein L24; protein product: MNIKKGDTVKVIAGKDKGAQGKVISVLREEDRVIVEGVNLVKRHTKSVQQTNTTGGIITREAPIHVSNVMLVEGDGVTRVGFRRDEVSKRRPDGSTYSATRSVRVSRKSGKEI
- the rplN gene encoding 50S ribosomal protein L14; translation: MIQQESRLKVADNTGAKEILCIRVLGGSGRRYAGIGDVIVATVKDAIPGGNVKKGDVVKAVIVRTVKERRRADGSYIRFDENAAVILKNDGEPRGTRIFGPVGRELREKRFMKIISLAPEVL
- the rpsQ gene encoding 30S ribosomal protein S17, translated to MSENTATQSTDERNQRKVREGLVVSDKMDKTIVVAVEDRVKHALYGKVLRKTSRLKAHDETNQCGIGDRVLIMETRPLSATKRWRLVEVLEKAK
- the rpmC gene encoding 50S ribosomal protein L29 — its product is MATKLNAHELDELDAPALEAKLREAKEELFNLRFQAATGQLESNGRLRVVKKDIARIYTVVRERELGIRTTPGTNEEAKA
- the rplP gene encoding 50S ribosomal protein L16; its protein translation is MLMPRRVKHRKQHHPKRRGAAKGGTTLAFGDFGIQAIEGHYVTNRQIESARIAMTRHIKRGGKVWINIYPDRPLTKKPAETRMGSGKGSPEWWVANVKPGRVMFELSGVDEVTAREAMRRAMHKLPMKCRFISREAGEF